Sequence from the Drosophila innubila isolate TH190305 chromosome 3L unlocalized genomic scaffold, UK_Dinn_1.0 0_D_3L, whole genome shotgun sequence genome:
TTCGATGGCCGCCACACGTGCCGCCGTCAGAGTTACATCCGCATCGAAGCCCGGCTTGTGCGTCGGTGACTGACTGGGCGTGCAGTTGGTGCTCTTTGGCTTGCGGAACCAATTGCCAATGCGGCGACGGCCCAGCGAACCGGTTGACGTTTGCGACAGCCCTTGGGCGGAACCATTGTTGGCGTTGGCAATGCCATCGCGTGACTGGGATTTTTTGGGTAACGTATCGCAGGAGCGATACGGTGATTTGGCCGGTGAGTCCGGCACTGAACTGTCTCCACTTGCAGATGTGCCGCCAAGTGCATGCTCACAGTCCGGCAGCTCATAGTCCGACTGATCCGAATAGTCACCCGGCCGTTCGTCATAGTTATACTCAAATCCTGCCATCTCGGAGACATACAATGCCTTGCCGCCAAACTGTCGCTCCAAGGCGAGAGTATTGAGAAAACGATGCTTTCGATTTGCCGAACGGAAACTAAAGTCGTACCATTTGTCCCGTGATTCACAGTAGATTCGCAGCGAGTTCTTGATGGTATGGCCAAACATTTTGCCATCACGCACATTCACGACACGACAACGATCCAGAAAGATGCGTCCCTTGTAGATGAAGTGACTGCGCTTGATGATATCCCGCTTGCAATAGATCAGTTGATTATCAAATAGAAACAGCGTGCAACTGGTGTTCCACAGATTCTGCTTCTGGCGTGTGGCATCCACTTGGAGAAAGAAACGCGTGCTGTGCAGATGCAACGGCGGTCCCTTAAAGTTCTGAAAACTGGCCTGATGCCTGGCTATAGTCTCGCTATGACGTTTACCCTCATTAACAGCCTCGGTGATGCCGCGCATCTTCTCTAGCGCCAGATTAACAATGTCATGTGTATCAGGCACATCCAGCTGGAAAACATCAAGCTGTTCATAGTCTATTGCCTCCGTTTGGCCATCCACTTGATCAGTGCTCGAAGTGCTATTGCTGCTCAAAGCAGTCTTAATAATCTCGTTAAGGTGCAGAGGATAACGGCAGATGCGTTGCACGGGCGCCAACAGATGAGCCGAGAGTGGCAGCTCCGCAAGGTTCTCAGATTCCCGACAACTGTGAGAAAGAATGGAGATAGATGTTGAGTGTGTTctagtttaaaaattgtaaagcaACTTACTTCTCTAAAATGATGCGTGCATCCTTGATGCGATCGTAGGATTCGAGTTCGATGAGTGCACGTGGATAGGCATTGCAGTACGTGGAGTAGCAGAGAAAGCCTTtgtgctaaaattaaaataaataaaagatgagTAAATCTTATTAATTATAGAAAAGGTTTAATTTTCTATACagcttaaagttttaataaatctaTGTGTAtagttttaattgttaatttaaaatatcagtttattaattaattttaatttttaagcaaggTTTTATCGACTAAATATTGACGACTttcaataaatgaataaaattataatttttgatcaaataaatcttataaaaatgattttcattgtaattttttacACAATCCGAATCTTCAAAATGATTCTTTGATTATAAATTCAATACTGCTTATAGtataatataattgataattttataatcCAATTGAATTATAAAAGACTGATTTTGGCGACTAATTTTTGTctaagtttaataaatataattatgtacagaaaaatatataaaaaagtatttagtttagaaaataatttgtttcttAGTCGTTTTTAAACGAAGATAATTTTAGTGCATCAATTTGaagtattattaataatatattaaacgTACCATCTTAAGAAAGACCTTGGACAGTTGATTCTGTTCAATGCCTAGGCGTAGTGCCTCCAGAAACTTGCGCTGAAACTTGTAGATGGCCGTAATATTGGAGAATATCAACCTTATGCTGTTCGGAGAGAATATATCGATGCGTTTGCTCATCGCTGGCAAGTATCTGTAAGAAGAAAACATTTGTTAATATTGCTGCAAATTATTGTGGGTAAAAATCTTCACTTACCCATCGCATATGGCCGCCAAGAGTTTGACATAGTTGATTTCCGTTTCGAGCAGCTCCCGTACAGCGCTACGCCGCAGAATATCGCAATTGTCGAGGGGCACAGTAATCCGTGCCGATGGCTCCATGGGCGGTGATTCAATCACAATGGTGGTTATGTTGCTCTGATCCATGGTCATTGTGTTGTTGGCTtcctcgctgctgctgttcaaATCTGCCACAGGCACTGGCATCTGGTTGACATCGACATCAACTGCTGCTTGGGAAATTggctcctcctcttcctcttcctcctgTCGCAACGTTGACTTTTGCAAATTGTAAAAGGCATCGGTTTCGGGACTGTGTATGATGCGCACGAAATCCTTGGGGAACCAACCCAGCTCCAGATGATAGATCTCAGTTACCAGACTGACATCCTCCTTCTTGATGCGCCCGAACCACCAGGGACCCACTTCCTTGCGCAATATCTCGATCAGAGTGCCACGCTCCAATCCCAGCTCTTGCGGTCCAGCCGCGGTGAAGTTGTACAGCACTTCCGCATAAATGGGATAGTAGCTATTGGCTGTGGGGTAAACACAAGTTGCGTTCCATTAGTAACACTCGTCTCGACGACCAATTGAAGTCAATTGAAGCGATTGCGCATACACTTGGCGAAACTTTCAGCAAAGTTCTtatatctctatatatatgtatatctgaattggtttatttgattttgtaaacaaacaattttacatttaacaaaattctgaCAGTAACTAGCTGAAATTccaaaataaactgaattaCAGAAAAGCgtaaattattttcagttaTTCAAGTATTTGAAGTGTCTTTAAATTTCGTAagctacatatatttacaaaaattaagccatctaaaaaaagttaaagctatttttctgagtgtagataagtttgtttttataaataaattagcttgataactttttgttgttttattaaccaaaataattaaaagaatttttttttttgtattaattttcgCAAACTAAGGCATTTTAAAGGtattttttctcagtgtagctttttttttataaaataatagctTAGCTAAAggaattattttatagttgGGTATTATATTAGCCAGACTACTTTAATATCGCTTATTTTAATGGTTCGTTAATTAGGACAACCTAAGAGAAGTTTAAGATATTTTCTTCAGTgtagtttaatttgtttaagtaaATGATGTTCTATGCTGGACCAAATCTGTGCCGTTTTGTGGATTATGTAACTCAAAAAAGTTGTCTTAAGATCCACAAGCGCATATAGAATTTTTTCGAGTGTAAACTCACCTTCCTCATGCGAGGCAACGCTGTCACTGTCGCTATCCTCGACATCGGTGCGTCGTATGCCATAGGTTTCCAGGCCATTCGGCTGGCTGAGGGAACGCGTCGGCAGAGATTCAGGTGCTTCCCGCTCGATGCTGCAGGCGCTGCCCAAATCCAGTTGCTTGTGGATCGGCGGCTTGGCCGCCACCTGCTCCAAAATGCTGCTCGCCTTGGCCGAATGCGTGCGGCGAATGGAGCGCGCTTTGGCCTCGGCCGTGTTTGGCGTGCTGGTGCGGGCAATGACGCCACCTGGCGGCTGGACAGCACCGGAGAGAGCACGCACATATTGCTCATCCTGTTCGAGTTCGATTTGTATGCCGGAATCACCGGAATTGCATTTGTCGCGTCGATTGAATTTCGTTTTGCGACGTTCCTTTGACGAGCGCCAAATGAGTGGCCCAAAGCGATACTTTGCCGAGCTGCTATCGCCTCCGGTTTCCGCCTCCGCTGCAACTGGCGCCGTGATGGACACCGTTGGCGCTGTGGGTGATGTCTTGCCATCCACATTGACAGTGGCTCCTGCTCCTGGCAGCGGCGTAATTTGCAATTGATTGCGATTATTCAGATTGTGCAATGTGCGTTTGAATTTCTGCAAAACACCCAAGCTGCTGCCACTGGCGGCGCCACCGCTGGCTGCAGCCAAGGCATCTGCATCATTTGTTCGCTTCAGCTCATCCTGGGGCTTTGGTGGCGTCTCGCTCAGCGTGGGACTTGAAATGGCACGCATCTGTTGCGACTGCAAAGAGAGCAGGAAAATGGGAGCAAGTTAGTAAAAAATGCATGGTATTAGATCACAAATCATTGTTTGTCAGTTTACAGTTTACAGATCACAGATCACTCATGTTTCCCGGctactgtttgttgtttacttttgcTTACGTAGTGCATCGCCTCCAGTTGCCTCAGTTGTTGCCTCCTCACGCGAAACCACAAATATCTTATCATTTCAAGTGTGATTtacagcaataacaatgatcactaacaacaacaacaatactcgtataccctgtatatatttgtttgttatacGATTCACAAGAATTTCTTCAAAAGGGCACCGAAAAATTATTAGCaactttttattgtaattgaatATTATCGAATGTTTATCTCTCTATATGCGACAACcgttgaattttacattttaacttGGCTAAAACCCAACATTGAACACTTGCTGCTCTTTTTCACAATTAGTCTAATtacccttttttatttttaccccTTTTCCtgtttcttattgttgttcgTTTccttgtttgtgtttgtgttttatcGAATTCTtatcgagtttttttttctttcatttgacaattaaattgattccaaaaaaaaataacaacaacaatttgtagaAAAGCAGTTACTGATTACACTGTAAACTTATCTAAAGtagtttaagaaatttatttttaatttccagcTTATATgaagtattttatatataaaatggcaattttgatttgtttctTTATACGTATATAAGTCTGATAttggcaattttttaatagtcTTTATATTAGTAGGGTATTTGAGTGGCtagatattaaatttcattatgtTAGATCTTTTAATTGCTGAGTTCAGTCAGTTTATTACAGAATTTTACTCAAAGTGACTGAGAGctgcatttatttacatttcttacgcacttttgtttatttacagggtatacaaaactCTGTCAACACATGCAGCGATTGCTTTTTTGGCAGCAcgcatatttttttacatttttatggtttttatgGTATCAGTGTGACTAGAAAATAGCGCagaattatcaaaataaatagaaaacacGACCGATTATTCAGTTGAGTCATAGGCGAGTTGGAAGAGCAGAGGATTACCTGCAACAAACGAGCACGCCACTTGTAGCCGCGTTCGCTGGGCATGGAATCACTGGGAAGATAGCCAAATTCTGGACGCCTTTTATTGACAGAATGCGTGACAGCAGCGCCATCGGGAACGCCGGCATCAAAGTCCCAAAACTTAATCAGACCATAGGTATCCATCGGATTGGGTATTATCAGTTTCTTCATGGCTTAAAAGCCGCACTGGCAGGTGTCAACGGTCGACGTGATAAATAATAACTGAACTGAACGGCGAGCTGAGAATTTGCAAATGCCGCTGGCGactgacgacgacgacgacggtgACGACGCTGTCGATGGTTGTCGcaatgtcgatgtcgatgtcggcGTCAAGTGCTTATGCgtgtattgttgttattgtatgtTTGCCCTTTTGTTGTGGGCGGTTTGTTGTTGGGTGGGGGCTATCACATTGATAAGCCATTGTGTTTGCTCTATTGGTTATTGTCTGCGCTAGGTTCGAGTCTATGGTGCTTGAGGctgcaacttcaactgcaactgcaactggacTGGTCTGGTCTGGGGGAGGCTAGAGTCAAGTATCTCTTGATTAGATTAGCGACAGGAATTGCATTGATGCGCACGAGCCGACACTCACAATGCAATCATTGGCAACACAATAAACATCGAGTCTCTCtgtatctctgtctctctcccttGATTTGACTTTGACTCTTGACATTCTACACATTCATGTTGACCTCGCATAGGCTGCATTGTTTTGCTTGATTAGTTTTTACCTCCGCTTTAGTAGTTATCGCATctcaattacaacaacaaacgaatAAAAACAGTCTATTAATTTAAGTCAACTTCTTTATATTCCTGCAGCTTTCCGACTTTGATTAATGTTTATAGCACAGCGCCATAAAATCTATTTCGAAATGCTTTCAAGCTGTAAAAAGTGACCCcaaaaatcattaattttcACGCACAACTTGCATTTTCACTCTGACATGGTTCTTATCGAATTGTGGCAAccatatatgtacaatatctcgtttatatatatatatatatttttatgtgccTCTCACAACAGctgtaaataatttcttaatgtagaaattacattttttgtcagcttttaattacaattagtCGGCGGCTTTTCAAGTGCTACGAAATCTTTAGTTACATTTTGCCTTATCGCAGTTACCTTCTCAGCCTTATCGAATTGGAGCAAACCCATGTTAACCGATGTTAATCACTTTTAATCTAAACGCATAACACAACGATTTAACACACACCTTCCTTCTgcttcttgttcttcttctttaggTGTAAAGTGACGTTTATGAGCACAATGAACTTGGCCAAGtctaaatgtaaacaaaactatttaaaaacttcAGAGAAACAGCCTTGAAATGACAGCTCTTGTATCTGCGCAACAGGATCTAAAACAATTTGGagttaaagttgattttcaattgattcAAGTGTCTAagagaaaacaatttaaatttcaaatacatataaacaacagcaacataacATATTTCACGCTGTTAAGCACAGCTCTGTGCTATGTTAAGCAGCTGTAAACACACTGCCAATTCtaattttcaaagaaaatctttcgaataaacaatatttggaTGCGGAATGAATTCAGACggcaaataatgatcaaattgacattttccATCGAAATCAGTTTGGATTTGGCAAAGCTATGAGAGTTTgagatttttgataaagtgttaaggggtaggtatagaaaaatatgacattgatgaccaaaaaatggaaatttctaagtaattaaaattttgatgcagaatcaaaatagaggccaaataatgattaaaatgatattccgcttaaaaatcggctaagttttggaaaagttatgagagttcgaagttattgataaagttctaaggggtaggtatggaaaaatatcacagtgatgaccaaaaaattcaattttctaagtaattaagattttgatgcagaatcaaaatagacgccaaataatgatcaaaatgatattccgcttgaaaatcggttaagttttggcaaagttatgagagttcgaagttatttataaagtgttaaggggtaggtatagaaaaatatgacagtgatgaccaaaaaattgaaatttctaagtaattaaaattttgatgcagaatcaaaatagaggccaaataatgatcaaaatgatattctgcatgaaaatcggttaagttttggcaaagttatgagagttcgaagttattgataaggtgttaaggggtaggtatagaaaaatatgacagtgatgaccaaaaaattgaaatttctaagtaattaaaattttgatgcagaatcaaaaaagaggccaaataatgatcaaaatgatattccgcttaaaaatcggctaagttttggaaaagttatgagagttcgaagttattgataaagttctaaggggtaggtatggaaaaatatcacagtgatgaccaaaaaattcaattttctaagtaattaagattttgatgcagaatcaaaatagacgccaaataatgatcaaaatgatattccgcttgaaaatcggttaagttttggcaaagttatgagagttcgaagttattgataaagttctaaggggtaggtatggaaaaatatcacagtgatgaccaaaaaattcaattttctaagtaattaagattttgatgcagaatcaaaatagacgccaaataatgatcaaaatgatattccgcttgaaaatcggttaagttttggcaaagttatgagagttcgaagttattgataaagttctaaggggtaggtatggaaaaatatgacagtgatgaccaaaaaataaatttttttaagtacttaagattttgatgcagaataaaaaaagaggccaaataatgatcaaattgatattccgcatgaaaatcggttaagttttgacaaagttatgggagTTTGAAGTATTCAATAAGTAAACtgataagaacaatttaaatagacagtataaacaaaaaaatgttgacacgctttatataaaaaaaaacagaaaagaccgttgtttaaataaatagataaatatttttcgaaaaCGTTCAATTTAccatttgaaataaaacatgaaatttgtatttcagaTGACTGCAAGCTAATGGCGTGCTTTTACCTGTTAGGAGTGACAAAAGGCAAGCACTTAGGGTTATCAGCATAACGACTGGACATTATGCAGAAGCcgcaaattgaaaaagtgGCAAATCTATTTGATTGGGCGACTGGCGAATGGGATCGCATTTCAGGTTCATTCACTGTATAACGATGGGATAGGGCTTCCtctgcaaaagcaacaaaaaaaaaagaggaaaaaagaCTCATACCACATGCGTGACTCTCAATTGCTGTGGTTGTCATGGATAATGTTGAATCGAACGACCAGGCAATGAAATTCATTCATTATGAGGGTCTTAAGAAAGTAAATGACAACTGAACCAGACGAAGCTATTTTTGTGGTGGCATTGATAATGTGTAATAGAATACATACACATCTTCGTATCtgttatataaatatcaatttaaccACCGTCAACAACTGCATAACATTCGGTGTAAACGAACTCTGTTAACTTCTCTATTTGGTTGTGGATCATTTTGGATTTGATGGTAAAGTAATGTCTACTttatcatgatcaaaatagcTTTAGAGTTTCTGTCTTATATTAATGCCCTTGGCCTTTGTAGcatgctttaaaataaatctagaATTTCGTTTTCTATTAGTTTTCCAAAATAGCTCCACTTGATGAGAAAAAAACGAGGCAAATCGTGTGACAAAAACTAATCAGTTGCCCTTCgtgtggcagctgttgcatTCAGTCAATCGTTTTGAAAATGGCTTCAGTTCTGCTCTGTTCAGTAATGCGATACTATGAGAAATGCCAGCTGCAATCCCAAAGAGTTCTCCAAGTTCTTGGAGCCATTGACAGCTGTTCCATTACAGCCAATTCCTTATGACTGACTCTCAGTTTAAGTGCCAAGCTATGAATCAGTTGGATTTTTGTcttaaaatcgaaatttaGTAATACTCACCAGACACTCGGCATATCCGTTACACCTGATGCCAATTACGTTGACGTCATCCTTTCCAATTTTCGGCAAACtgcaataaaagaaaattggtaaaatACTGTGAAAATTTGCAAATCCCGCTTAATTGAATTCGAAAATGTTCTGCGAACAATTAGCAGACGGTAGTCAGTTTCCATTTAAGTTCCCGTTTAACATTTTACCCATTGTTTTTGGCCAATTGGTTAAACTTTTAGCGCCGGCTTAAGCAagcttctttctttctttctttctcttccgGCTTGATTACCAGACATTGCGTGATTTATGACCAACCGGAGCTGACCTCGCAGCCAAGCCCGTCATAAACATTTATGCCCGTACCATAAAACCTAACAAAAGGCGACATGAAAATTGCAGGAGTCTCTGCCGTACAACGGAcagtaataaaacaaataccaAATACGCTTACAATTCGCTTgttgtaaaatttaagaaaaaagaaaagagtttTTCCAGCTACGTTTTTGCGTGTGAAAATGCGGCATGGGAAAGTGTTGAGAACGTTAGAATGGAACACAGGTAGCTGGGAATTTTTCGCAGTGCtcgaaaatagaaaaaagcgTTGAGTTTAGCTCAAGGCTAACCGCCTTAAGGAGctcaatttcaatcaaaaatgcAGACAAAGTTGGCCAAAAAATGCCAATAGATTGTATTTGCAGATGCTTATTGTAAGCAAACACTGCAGATTCCTGGAATTTCTGGCTCAAACAGCAAGCAAACAAGCCGAAGGCATTCaagggacacacacacagacattttagttttctcttggtttttcttttgcataGATTTCCTTTTCATAGTAGCTCAAGATGTGGCCCAGGAACAGGACTAAGGAACAGCGAATTGTGTGCTCATAACAAAAAACGGATTAAATTTGTGAATGCGTGAAGGAATGcagtgctctctctctctcgctctatcGCCGTCTCTGTCTGTCGCTGCAGGATGCAGTTTGTGGCAAGACGAAGCATATGgtccttgttgctgttgctcttccAGGTACAGGTGATTGATATCTACCGTTGCCATTCAAATGCCACGTAATTACGAAATGGATTCTGTTTTTGACTTGCAACACAAGGTATAGGGAGAATGAGGGAGAGGAAGAGAATTGAAGGAATTTTGGTTTGGGGTTCCATCTGCTTGTTAATGCCAAATGAAGcatcaaattcaaatgcacATGGCCAGCTGCCATTTCAGgaccatttccatttccctttccatttccattttgagAAACTGCACAATCATTGAAAATTCTTACCGTTGTAATGTACGGGTATTAAAGCgtctatttaattttccacCAATCACCAAACGGTTATGTGCTGCCGTTTGCAACGAAACGGTTATCGATTTACACTTTTCCGTTTTAACATCCGTTCTATAAATGTTGCGATGCTTCTTCATCGTTAATTGATtaactacacacacaaaaaaaactttacaatCACTTTATAAACTCGTAAACTTGACGAAATTTCAAGGGAAAGACTGTAAAATGAAAAGGGGAAGATAACTTGTAACATCATTTACTAGTTTATTACACGTAAACTCCATGAGTTCCGACAGTAACGACACGAAGTGCTCACGATGTTGTACAGCGGCAGACTGAAGATCGACCCGGTTTCCAGTCGAACAAAAAAACCAACCCGTATAGGATTTTTCACTTGAGTCGCGCTCAATTTCAAGGCAAGGCATTAGAGAGGGAGAGCTAGAGGCAAAGGAAATGAGAGGGAGTACATTTTGAGTGCATTGTTGTGAGGTCTTTGAGCTAAGTTCTGAGGTTTGAGTTTCGAGGGTAGAACTCTCACAATTAGGGGCGAGATTTTTGAGGACTGGGGCAACACACAACACGTGACATCTGCTTTGAACTCTTGATTTGAatgtattgttattgttttcttgCTCTGCTGTTGTTTTCCCTTTTGCGACAGCTGGCTTCGTTATGATTGCATGTCCTTGATCATCCAGACAGTCGAATGGCGACTTGTCAACATTTTACTAGGAACGCCAAGTTTCTCGACAGCTGTTCAAGAGCGACAGGTTCAGATACAgctcaaaaaactaaaaaactaaaaaaaatgaattgaaatgcagCTGCTTTCATTCGACTCAAAATTTTGGCTCAATTGCAACAAGGATAACAATGGTTGGCAAAAGGGAAACTGCACACAAATTGTAAGCGGCAGGAACATCTGCCGGTGCCGGGGCATGCCACAATAACCAGTTTGTTCTTCGGTGGTGGTGCTTCTGCTGTTGCCCCTGAGTTATGTACAtgttctctctcttcctctctccctccctctttcATACTCTCTTCGCAGTCTTTTCTCAATTCCTTGTGGCGTGTGGCAAACAATATTCATAAAGCATATCTCAGACTGGTACTGCAACTCGTTGTCGTACTTTATTCTGTCGTTAAATCAAAACCATTTGCTACGTAATGCCGTAAAACACGTGTGCCGCTTGAGCAAACCCAACGGATACTTTGTCTTTGTCCTGTGCACACAAGCAATGTTCCGAATTGCGTTTCCGTTGATAACATCAAGAGTTGTGTCAGCTGGGAGCTATTAAATCAGCTGAATCCTATTAATATCTCAAgaatatttcatttcttttaaatattttgatacaaATATTGTTCTAGTATCAGGCGTTCCATCATTTACGAGCTAAAGTCCGTtaaaaaagtttgaatttaACACAATTTAAGGTCTTTAGCATTGCGTTAACCACATTTCTGtaaatttcaaagttaatAGAAATTCAAACCTGTTCGGTAGTATTTATTAGTGGtgtaaatctaaattttagatagagttataaattgatatatcgGTAAATAGTAGATCGAattgcaaatatcgagtttttaaaaaaaaattttaaaacacaattgtaattacaaaatacaCGCATACTTTTAtcataaatcttatttttcttgcattctGAATTCTACAAATTAACTACGTAGACGAAGCCCtagtgagttgtcgatttttgatggaaatcgatttaatcaactcgatagatcgacaaaaaaataatcgagtttaagtcgatatttcgatatatttttacatcactagtatTTATCATCATTTCATTGCATTCTATCTAATATTTAATGcttatttcatatttgttttcgACAATCTTACAATTCCATATGATTTAGCACTCTACTTTTCACTaaacattaatattatatttatatataattttttactaCAATTCtccaatttcaaatgaaattaaaatcctA
This genomic interval carries:
- the LOC117788912 gene encoding uncharacterized protein LOC117788912 isoform X2; amino-acid sequence: MKKHRNIYRTDVKTEKCKSITVSLQTAAHNRLVIGGKLNRRFNTRTLQRLPKIGKDDVNVIGIRCNGYAECLSQQMRAISSPTLSETPPKPQDELKRTNDADALAAASGGAASGSSLGVLQKFKRTLHNLNNRNQLQITPLPGAGATVNVDGKTSPTAPTVSITAPVAAEAETGGDSSSAKYRFGPLIWRSSKERRKTKFNRRDKCNSGDSGIQIELEQDEQYVRALSGAVQPPGGVIARTSTPNTAEAKARSIRRTHSAKASSILEQVAAKPPIHKQLDLGSACSIEREAPESLPTRSLSQPNGLETYGIRRTDVEDSDSDSVASHEEANSYYPIYAEVLYNFTAAGPQELGLERGTLIEILRKEVGPWWFGRIKKEDVSLVTEIYHLELGWFPKDFVRIIHSPETDAFYNLQKSTLRQEEEEEEEPISQAAVDVDVNQMPVPVADLNSSSEEANNTMTMDQSNITTIVIESPPMEPSARITVPLDNCDILRRSAVRELLETEINYVKLLAAICDGYLPAMSKRIDIFSPNSIRLIFSNITAIYKFQRKFLEALRLGIEQNQLSKVFLKMHKGFLCYSTYCNAYPRALIELESYDRIKDARIILENCRESENLAELPLSAHLLAPVQRICRYPLHLNEIIKTALSSNSTSSTDQVDGQTEAIDYEQLDVFQLDVPDTHDIVNLALEKMRGITEAVNEGKRHSETIARHQASFQNFKGPPLHLHSTRFFLQVDATRQKQNLWNTSCTLFLFDNQLIYCKRDIIKRSHFIYKGRIFLDRCRVVNVRDGKMFGHTIKNSLRIYCESRDKWYDFSFRSANRKHRFLNTLALERQFGGKALYVSEMAGFEYNYDERPGDYSDQSDYELPDCEHALGGTSASGDSSVPDSPAKSPYRSCDTLPKKSQSRDGIANANNGSAQGLSQTSTGSLGRRRIGNWFRKPKSTNCTPSQSPTHKPGFDADVTLTAARVAAIELVEAAAAQQEVDSSFA
- the LOC117788912 gene encoding uncharacterized protein LOC117788912 isoform X1 is translated as MSTTTISVPQSTATDEFHVVCILGVKDNDNTNTNTNTNSNDEGALVGGGGSADSGRASANEFDSVSNEDAASSVAVQLRPVDAVAEGRAEVMPTRSGTKEIVSQTKWYLNPTDENVTTITTTTTMCPDNNVTLTMTAAAAAATTTIAAAPSAQILPKIGKDDVNVIGIRCNGYAECLSQQMRAISSPTLSETPPKPQDELKRTNDADALAAASGGAASGSSLGVLQKFKRTLHNLNNRNQLQITPLPGAGATVNVDGKTSPTAPTVSITAPVAAEAETGGDSSSAKYRFGPLIWRSSKERRKTKFNRRDKCNSGDSGIQIELEQDEQYVRALSGAVQPPGGVIARTSTPNTAEAKARSIRRTHSAKASSILEQVAAKPPIHKQLDLGSACSIEREAPESLPTRSLSQPNGLETYGIRRTDVEDSDSDSVASHEEANSYYPIYAEVLYNFTAAGPQELGLERGTLIEILRKEVGPWWFGRIKKEDVSLVTEIYHLELGWFPKDFVRIIHSPETDAFYNLQKSTLRQEEEEEEEPISQAAVDVDVNQMPVPVADLNSSSEEANNTMTMDQSNITTIVIESPPMEPSARITVPLDNCDILRRSAVRELLETEINYVKLLAAICDGYLPAMSKRIDIFSPNSIRLIFSNITAIYKFQRKFLEALRLGIEQNQLSKVFLKMHKGFLCYSTYCNAYPRALIELESYDRIKDARIILENCRESENLAELPLSAHLLAPVQRICRYPLHLNEIIKTALSSNSTSSTDQVDGQTEAIDYEQLDVFQLDVPDTHDIVNLALEKMRGITEAVNEGKRHSETIARHQASFQNFKGPPLHLHSTRFFLQVDATRQKQNLWNTSCTLFLFDNQLIYCKRDIIKRSHFIYKGRIFLDRCRVVNVRDGKMFGHTIKNSLRIYCESRDKWYDFSFRSANRKHRFLNTLALERQFGGKALYVSEMAGFEYNYDERPGDYSDQSDYELPDCEHALGGTSASGDSSVPDSPAKSPYRSCDTLPKKSQSRDGIANANNGSAQGLSQTSTGSLGRRRIGNWFRKPKSTNCTPSQSPTHKPGFDADVTLTAARVAAIELVEAAAAQQEVDSSFA
- the LOC117788912 gene encoding uncharacterized protein LOC117788912 isoform X3, with protein sequence MKKLIIPNPMDTYGLIKFWDFDAGVPDGAAVTHSVNKRRPEFGYLPSDSMPSERGYKWRARLLQSQQMRAISSPTLSETPPKPQDELKRTNDADALAAASGGAASGSSLGVLQKFKRTLHNLNNRNQLQITPLPGAGATVNVDGKTSPTAPTVSITAPVAAEAETGGDSSSAKYRFGPLIWRSSKERRKTKFNRRDKCNSGDSGIQIELEQDEQYVRALSGAVQPPGGVIARTSTPNTAEAKARSIRRTHSAKASSILEQVAAKPPIHKQLDLGSACSIEREAPESLPTRSLSQPNGLETYGIRRTDVEDSDSDSVASHEEANSYYPIYAEVLYNFTAAGPQELGLERGTLIEILRKEVGPWWFGRIKKEDVSLVTEIYHLELGWFPKDFVRIIHSPETDAFYNLQKSTLRQEEEEEEEPISQAAVDVDVNQMPVPVADLNSSSEEANNTMTMDQSNITTIVIESPPMEPSARITVPLDNCDILRRSAVRELLETEINYVKLLAAICDGYLPAMSKRIDIFSPNSIRLIFSNITAIYKFQRKFLEALRLGIEQNQLSKVFLKMHKGFLCYSTYCNAYPRALIELESYDRIKDARIILENCRESENLAELPLSAHLLAPVQRICRYPLHLNEIIKTALSSNSTSSTDQVDGQTEAIDYEQLDVFQLDVPDTHDIVNLALEKMRGITEAVNEGKRHSETIARHQASFQNFKGPPLHLHSTRFFLQVDATRQKQNLWNTSCTLFLFDNQLIYCKRDIIKRSHFIYKGRIFLDRCRVVNVRDGKMFGHTIKNSLRIYCESRDKWYDFSFRSANRKHRFLNTLALERQFGGKALYVSEMAGFEYNYDERPGDYSDQSDYELPDCEHALGGTSASGDSSVPDSPAKSPYRSCDTLPKKSQSRDGIANANNGSAQGLSQTSTGSLGRRRIGNWFRKPKSTNCTPSQSPTHKPGFDADVTLTAARVAAIELVEAAAAQQEVDSSFA